In Paludibacter propionicigenes WB4, the genomic window CTTTTTTCAGATTGTGCAGGAAGGTCGTTTTTCCGGTTCCGGCTTTCCCTGTCAGAAATATGGAACGATTGGTAAACAAAGCAAAATCATGAGCAAGTTGATAATAAGGAGAGGTATTTTCCATAGAGATATATTCAGGATCGTTTTACTTTTGCAAAAATAGATAAAACATATCAGAAATAATTCGTTTTCAAGATGGAATATTATCGTTTCCGGTTGTAATTTCGGAAACGAGAATATCTTATTCATCTAAATTATAAAGCTATAGATTGAGTGATATTAAAAAAGGAAAGCAATTGCTTTCCTTTTTTTATAAACTATTTATTTTGCCAGATTTTTGAAAACCGACCCGAAGATTAAATAACTGGTATTTCCGGCAATGGTGCCTTCATTTTCTCCCCACAAAAATGGCCAGTCGTCGTAGTTTTCGAAGTGGTCAGGATTTCTGAATAATACCCCCGGAGCTACATTGCCCGGAATAGCAGAGAAATCTGCCCGGTTGTTACCATAAAAAACGGCTTTAGGACGCGTAGCACCCACTGTTGCCACAAACGAATAGTTGTGGTACGGATGGCAACCAAACAACCAGTTGGATACTTTGTAGATATTGCTGCTATCTACAATATCAGGGAAATATTTGTTAGCAAAGCAAACGGTGGTTCCAAAGCTCAATAAAGCTCCATTGCCGGCCCAGTTGCCCAAACCGATAGGTACTCCGTAAGGATTTTGTTTTTCAAGTCCTTTGATGTATTCGTTGTACTTTACAACGTAGGGGAGTAGCTTTTCTTTGTAGGCTGCATCCATGTGTGGAATAGCATCCAATGCAGTGAGCAGACCGAACGTTACGCCACGATCAAGCGCAGGCCATAAAAGTTCCTGAAATTTATCAATGTATTGTTTCTCACCGGTTGCAATATACAGCTGAAGATTGGTGGCAACATCCGCCGATCCGAAACCTCCTCTGCGCGTAGTATTGTTCGGCTGTTTGGCTAATAATTCAGTCGCTTCTTTTTGCAATCTTTTCGACTGCTCCAACGCTCTTACCGACAAATCGTCGTTATACCCTTTCAAAGCACGACTTGCCGCGGCAAACATCGTTGCAGCCTGAAGATCGAGCTGTGGATTCCGGCTTGTAAATGCCCACATATCATCCTTCACACCACTCGAGCGACCGTCCTTGGCTATTTCGTAAGGACCAAGGTTCGGATTATAAGGAAGGTTGTCTGTTAATGAAGCTGCATCGCCCAAATGATGGTAGTTATCAAGTACAGAATTAGAAAGCGTTTGTGCCATGTGCCCAATTTTTTCTGCCTGAGCAACCAAGTTCAATGTTCCGTGCTCAATAAACTGCAACACGTCAGGCGTTCCATCCGGACGATGAAGATCGACATAACGGTGTTGCTCATCTACGAAAGTCTCATCGCGCATGGGTTTGAAATATTCCCATGTTTGTACAAAATTTTCCACAACGCTAATGTTCGATCCTGTTTCGATATCAAAATCGCCTGCATCGAAAAAGCCGCCTACGTTTAATCCGGGAATCAGTTCCAGCGCTTTATACTTGGTGTCGGTAGTAGGACCCTGAGAGTGAAGGTCGAAGTGATCGGTGTTAGGCGGAGCCTGCAGATAACCATCCTTAAAAGGTTCGCCATGCCATACCCTGTAACCTTCTTTTACATACATATGATCCATGTGTATCGGAATCCACACATCGCTGGTAGCATCGGTTATCCAGTTATAAACACTGTTGTCAATTAAGAAATTATTGGTTTTAGTGTTGCCATACTGAATATAGTAGATGCCCGGAGTCTTTACGGACGAAAAATCGAACTTCACATAGTGGTATTTATAATAGTTACCCCACGATACCACATTGCCGCTAAACACCTCAGAAGCAGTTCCTTTTTCGTCTATTTTATACAACGATGCCTTTGCAAGCGGTTTATCGTTCTTATCGAGTTCGATAACCGATACTTTGGGTTGCGCTGGAATGTAACCCACCTGCGATAAACCAATATTCGGTTCGCGTATCCAACCCTTGATGGCATTAGGTTCAACGATCCAACTCAAAACCTTACCGGTCTTACCTGCCGGAAGTAAACTACGAACTACATACCATCCGTTTTGCGCCAGCATGCGGCCGTCGAAAAGCATAAGATCAGCATCCGACGAAGTGATTTTCACCAAACGACCGGGTTCATCGGGAGCCAGCAGTAAAGTATGACCTGTTTCCAGCGGAAGCGGATCGACAAATTTGCCGGTACCTCTGTCATCGGCAGTTACATACCCTTTGTATTGCTTAATTTTCTCACTGTTAGGCTTTGTTGTAGTGTTACTTACCGCATAACGGGGAAAACGATTGAAGCGTCCATCCATTAAATAAGTCTTAGCCCAGTATTGCGAGGGTAGAAATTCCAGATTAAATCCGGCTTTACCTTCGAGAGATTTCGGAACCGGTTTATC contains:
- a CDS encoding cellulase N-terminal Ig-like domain-containing protein, which translates into the protein MRKSTFLSAAMLLLPVFNSVSGQELKLNDLDYFETQGVNVLAYSNIFSGGFNDEKNAGIELIHHGVRTAQGGAIRLSNTPEQWDLVPAVSNRKVDKAANSIEVSLRYKDFDFDSRVVVTAKGKAVEIAVYLDKPVPKSLEGKAGFNLEFLPSQYWAKTYLMDGRFNRFPRYAVSNTTTKPNSEKIKQYKGYVTADDRGTGKFVDPLPLETGHTLLLAPDEPGRLVKITSSDADLMLFDGRMLAQNGWYVVRSLLPAGKTGKVLSWIVEPNAIKGWIREPNIGLSQVGYIPAQPKVSVIELDKNDKPLAKASLYKIDEKGTASEVFSGNVVSWGNYYKYHYVKFDFSSVKTPGIYYIQYGNTKTNNFLIDNSVYNWITDATSDVWIPIHMDHMYVKEGYRVWHGEPFKDGYLQAPPNTDHFDLHSQGPTTDTKYKALELIPGLNVGGFFDAGDFDIETGSNISVVENFVQTWEYFKPMRDETFVDEQHRYVDLHRPDGTPDVLQFIEHGTLNLVAQAEKIGHMAQTLSNSVLDNYHHLGDAASLTDNLPYNPNLGPYEIAKDGRSSGVKDDMWAFTSRNPQLDLQAATMFAAASRALKGYNDDLSVRALEQSKRLQKEATELLAKQPNNTTRRGGFGSADVATNLQLYIATGEKQYIDKFQELLWPALDRGVTFGLLTALDAIPHMDAAYKEKLLPYVVKYNEYIKGLEKQNPYGVPIGLGNWAGNGALLSFGTTVCFANKYFPDIVDSSNIYKVSNWLFGCHPYHNYSFVATVGATRPKAVFYGNNRADFSAIPGNVAPGVLFRNPDHFENYDDWPFLWGENEGTIAGNTSYLIFGSVFKNLAK